A region from the Fusarium musae strain F31 chromosome 1, whole genome shotgun sequence genome encodes:
- the ATP5 gene encoding ATP synthase F0 subcomplex subunit OSCP atp5 (EggNog:ENOG41~BUSCO:EOG09264KDO), with the protein MFSRQVLRAARVAAPQRALALRAAPVRSFAAAASTEVKPPISVFGVDGTYATALYTAAVKTSSIDAAADALNRLGALIEKDPKLAAVLSAPTLTAADKKAIVQELEKQINTKDETVKNFLATLAENNRLGLIPGVVEKFSSIISAARGEVELTVTSAQALDKRTLNRLETAVSKSAYVSQGQKLKVTNEVNPEIVGGLVVEIGDRTIDLSVSSRIAKMNKLLTDSL; encoded by the exons ATGTTCTCGCGACAGGTTCTCCGCGCCGCCCGAGTCGCCGCTCCTCAGCGAGCCCTCGCCCTCCGAGCCGCCCCCGTCCGATCCTTCGCTGCCGCTGCCTCGACCGAAGTCAAGCCCCCGATTTCCGTCTTCGGCGTTGATGGCACATATGCTACTGCTCTG TACACTGCCGCCGTCAAGACCTCGAGCATCGACGCCGCTGCCGATGCCCTGAACAGACTCGGCGCTCTTATCGAGAAGGACCCCAAGCTCGCCGCCGTCCTGTCCGCCCCTACCCTCACCGCGGCCGACAAGAAGGCCATCGTCcaggagctcgagaagcagatcaacaccaaggacgAGACCGTCAAGAACTTCCTCGCCACCCTCGCCGAGAACAACCGACTTGGACTTATCCCcggtgttgttgagaagttctcctccatcatctctgcCGCCCGCGGTGAGGTTGAGCTCACTGTTACCAGCGCTCAG GCTCTCGACAAGCGAACCCTCAACCGATTGGAGACTGCCGTCTCCAAGTCTGCCTACGTCAGCCAGggccagaagctcaaggtcacCAACGAG GTTAACCCCGAGATTGTTGGTGGACTTGTCGTTGAGATCGGTGACCGAACCATCGACCTCAGCGTCTCTTCCCGCATCGCCAAGATGAACAAGCTCCTCACGGACTCTCTGTAA